gAGCCAAACGACACAGGTGTGAACATACCGACTTTTAAAGGAACAAGGCATAATGTTAATAAgctaatttatatgtatgagGGCTCATCCTGGAACCTTTATATTTATCTTCAAGTATATATCTTTACTGGTCCAGTATCtttaagtgtttttttctttgatatgtttaaaatggagagagaaagagagttcaGTGTCTAACACCTTCCATATTCTAAAAATTGTATGGGAAACTTTGACAGGTATGATTGGTTGGCAAAGAAGAGTCTTCGATCAGGGTACTTCCTTTGGGCAATGACTGCTTACGGTTTAGGTATGAGATACTAAATCTGGAACCATGCCCCCCTTGGACCTTGAGAAAATGTCTTACTACTGggaaattttcaagaaaatatagGCAACTGGAAAAACTATGTTGGTATCCAAGGAAAAATACTGAGTACCCATTTCACAAATCTCAGATGCATGCCACAATTAGAAAGAAGGTTCAACAATTAACCGATAAATTTCATCAGTATGCACTCACTAGTTTGTGATAGGATAACTATTAAATGGGAAAATGTTTCTGCCCTTTTCATTGATCATGTATCGGAGGGTGGCACGCTCTTTCTTCCCTACCACTCTATCTCTTCCTTTCATCTGACCTTGTTTTTCTCCTGTGTATGAAATATGATAGTAGTATATGACTCCAAGTTGTTCAAGAATAGTGTTCTCAACCCTTTGACTCAGTGGTATACTGTCACATTGACGTGCTGGAAGAGACGGGTTTTAATGTCAAGAAGTCATCAGACAGTATTACTGAACATTAACTTGTGCATATAGAATACATATATGATGCTGTAAAATGTCCTGCtctaattttactctaaattgttttgattttgttgatcaCATTGCCGGCATTAACGCGCAGGTCTCCTTGTCACATATGTTGCTTTGAACATGATGGACGGTCACGGCCAACCAGCTTTGCTTTACATTGTTCCATTCACACTAGGTAAGTTGGAATTTAGTTTAATAGATGATAAGCACCAGTTTCTTTTTACTCAATTGTTTGGTCATGAATGCAGGAACTTTTTTGACTTTGGGAAAGAAGAGAGGTGAGCTTAAAATCCTTTGGTCTAGAGGAGAGCCGGAATGGCCATGCCCACACATCCAACTCCAACCTTCCCAATAAAATGAAACCATGAAAGCATACTTGTTGTAATTGTCTGACAGAGTTTTAGGGTAAACAAGAATTTGGGAACTCTAACCTGGGTATACGTAGGACTGTATCATTTTTTGTGTTACtaaattatatctttaaatatcaACTGAtaaaggggggaaaaaaaagaatcttAAACCAGGAATACCGTATACATTTTACCTTTTAGCGGCGTGTGCAGTATTGTTCTAATTTCACATTGAGCTCACGCTGACCCCAAAATGAATAGAAAACTTGTTTGGCGGGTGCAAGGTGTAAAGGGGTGCATAggcagtttggatagtgagattagataaaaaaaaatttagatgaaagttgaataaaatattgttaaaatattatttttttaatattattattgttttgatatttgaaaaagttgaattttttattatattttgtgtgagaatttgaaaaaattgtaatgatgagatgtaGAGATGTAGAGATGTGCAACCGGATCCAGATCTGGATTATCCGACCATAACTGGATCCAGATTCTAAAAACCAGACAGTTATCCGCCTGGATTAATCTGGAAATAATCCGGACAGATAATCAAATTGAATTCGAATATCTAGATTGTAACCAGATTTAATCCGAATTTAAATATCCTGATTGTAACtggatttattaataatttgtttttataaaaagtaaaaaaatgttaaaactgtaaagaatatttttatagtacctttttttatatatatctttttttttttaaattacctGGTTACGTATAATCGAGTCATAAAATCATATCCATAACAGGATTCGGGTTTCTTTGAACCGTCCGGATACACTCGgataaaaaaattgagcttGGTTCTACACTTCTAataagatgagaagagatgagatgaaattatttctctatCCAAACGGACCATAGTCTTACTATGGGTTGGACAGGATCTGAGACAGAAATGGTTGCTACTAGTGGGTAATGAAATCAAGGGAACTTTGCATTTTGACACACCATAATGTAGAATTCTTCTATTTAGCCAATTCTTTAGGATCACACTTCCTAATGAAAAGTTAGCGATTTAACCAATTTCGTATAAAGAAACTTTTGAGGGTGCAGTGCATGAGACCAGAAGTTACTCTGCAAGAATAGGTCTGAAGAGCTCTCACTatcttggagaggttccccaacatattaaaaataatactaataatttgTTAAGCcaattctttaattttgaaataataataataataataataataagagccACAGTTGCCTTTGAAGGGGGAAGAAAAAACGAAAACACAGAGCCAAAACAGCAATTGACAACTTTGATCAGATACAAAATTCAGTTGTTTAGTAATCACgtaaaaagagaacaaaaatttGTAGAATACGAATCTAGACTTCTAGTGGCAAGAAACTAACACTACATACAAACATGTGACGTTGAGCATATTATATGGTTGGCTCAGGAaacacaattttcttttttcttttatttttgctaTTTCTTCCCCCTCATAGAATACAAGTTTGTACCCAGAATCAAAATTGCATCCGGGTTaagcacaaccaaccaaccaaccaaaacaaaaataaaaagaaaaataataaagaaaagaattaaaaaaagaaaaagaaaaagaaaaaatgagctCTCGTGTAATCCAACATCAGTGACAATACCAACTCTCTAAGTGTGTCTGTAAGCATCATCTGGTCAAAATTGTTTCAGCCATTGGCCAATCTGACAGAGCGCATCCATATTTTAGATATCATTTCCATTCCGGGTCTGGTCCTATTTCCATGCAAACAAATGATTCCATGAGTGCTGTAGATTATGATGGTGAAAGATCAAAAGAGAATGAATGACCCCTCCCTAATCCTCAAATCATGAACCTAAATGAGGCTACATATCATTAGAAATCATTTTCCTGCAAATCTGTCTACAGATTATGTAAAAGAAAAGTTGAGAATGAACACAAATTTCTCTTTGCCAGAACAGGGGAGGAGGGGGAGAGTGTGAATGAAACTCACAAAAAAACACTGAGATTTGTTGTAGAAAATCTCTTTGCCAGAACGGTTCATGTAAAAGGCACATCTTGACCAAAACAATATGGAGAAACTTTCATAAGTGAGGGTAGAGTAACCGTACTAGTATATCTCCTTAAGGATCCATTTTCATTTACTGGCCTTCTTTCTTGACCCAAAGAAAGAATCTCTTGCATCCTTTCAGGCCAGTCTGAATTCAATCTACGAGCAAAATCTTCCACCTCCCTGGGTcagaaaatatattaagatggacaacaagaacaaataaaataaatgtacaaaTAGAACCACGACAAAAGATGCAATTATTTTTCTAACTGGCTATTATTTGAACAAGTTCCTTTCcacaaaatgaaatgaaaatggatGCTGAGGGAAAATGAATCCCCTGATGGGGCATGGGTCCTGAAGCATGCTTCTATTCCACATATATGGATATGGGGAATGCAAAAATGAGAACGACTACGTGTATCAACTTCTCCCCCACAGAAAACACGTCAAATCAGTTaggaacaaaaatagaaatatacaACGGTAGCCCTATTACACCCTTGTTAGTTGTTAGCTTCACGTACTCACTGTCACAATCAGAGTGCCACAAGTTAAAAAAGGAATGCTAATATATTCCATAGCCAGAAAACTTGTTCGGCTCACCTATCAATTTTCTCCCTTAGAGCAGGGTCAATCTCATCATCTATATCACCGTCATCAAACTCAACCTTATGTGGAAAAGTGTCATCTTCCACGTCTGGTAATGTTGATGTCTCACCAGGATGGGGCTGCAACTTGTCAACTCCAGTACCATTGCATACAAAATTAAGACCATTTGAATCCTACAACATGGGAAGAAAAAGATCAGTAACTTAGCAGTTCTAGGGAATGTTTTCAAGTTTCAATGATCGGTTGAGGAAAAATGAAGATACAGCCACGAGATGGTTCAGACCTTCCCATGACTTTCAATAGATTCATCTACTGAAGCATTTTTCTGTTGCTCCTTTCTTCTCCGGTTCTTCTTTTTACTCTTGGAAGTTTTAAGCACCTTAGAATCTGTGAAACACAATTTCCTTACCTCTAATGAGGCcttcaaaaggaaataaattaggGGGAAAAGACTAAGAAGCTACACTTCAGAGCCcattttcttcaaaagaatCTCTAATACTCCAATGTGCAGTAAGAAGTGGAAGCATGAAATCCAGGAAAAAACACAAGCAATAATTAAGatgcatgtatgtatgcatcGAAAATTCTAAATTCTCCAGTACTGTGGTTcattaaaataactaaaaatctatttacaagtcTGTTTATGACATCACTGATGTAGAAGTCTGCCACATCAGctagcataaaaaaatattggtgttttatgaatttttttataaatataacagcTCTACACACCAACTTGTCAGTAGCAAAACTTTataactaaattaaaaatatcaaccaacacagaaaaaaaaaaagaacatataaaaataaaaaatcgccGAGttattaaaactattttttgggCTGATATAAAAACCTATATTTAATAATAAGTCAGCCCAGTGATAGATCCCCACCAGAGGCTAAAATCTCTATTTATTTGATGGGGGCCCACAACCAGATGTTGAGTGCATCTAAGCATTTCAAGGTCACTCCACTAGATTGCTTACATTTCTGTAttaacatcaacaaaatattttcttatatgatTTTTGGAGGGGCTATAGCATAAGCTAATCAAGTCTGATGTTCCTAGGTAAAGGACATCAGAAGAAACAAGTTTCCAACCCCAGTTCATTGCACTGTTTGCTCTCTATTGCACCTCTCTAACAAAAACCCTTATCAACTCAGATATCCAAACTGAGCAATACAACTTATACACAGATTTAACACAActagcttttaaaaaaaaaaaaatcactttaattcAAACAAACCATCTGACAATCAACAGTTCATGTTTCCAAAGAACGAGGCCTAACATGTCCCCCACTCATTTAAGCCTGTGTGTATGTTCTGATTTTTCTCCTGCTCCCAAAGGAGAAGTATAGTATGCATTGCAGTCTATGAGGTGGTTTTGTTAatatagcctttttttttttaagtaataaagacgaggggtgcaacacgaggacttcccatgAGGCCATTATGTTAATATAGCCTTCGCACATTCACGTGCCAAAAGTGATGCCAGTTAATATTCATACAATGTCGAGAAGTCCAGTTTAGGGCCAGTCAACAAAATTCCACATATATTGTTAAAAGGTGATAAAATAAACCCATGAACTATCATACAACATACAGTAGACAAACATACATGTATACCTCCATTTCCTCCATTGATAAATGACAGAAGATCTTCAACTGAACGGTCATCAACACGCTCTTCCTCAGTCTCAACATTCTGAAACATATGGCAGGTCCAATTGTCATCAACCTCCTATACAGTTTTGTGTATTTAGTGGCGCATGAACACATTTGCTGGATAATGGGTTTGCATTAGAATCACCTTtaaatgttctctctctttaAGTTCTTTCCTCTTTCTTGCATACAATCTATTCAATAGTCGAATACGTGGATCGTCAGTAGAGTTTTTTAGGGGCTCCAGTTTCTCTTCCTGGATAATGGGCTTGCATTAGAATCAACGGAGGAGATGAAAAGGGAATTACTAAGCATAAACAGATCTTGGAAGCAACAAGCACCTCTGTAAGATCATCGGGCAAATGAAATATCTCACGAATCTCCTCGGGGGTTTTCCCTTCTATTATTCGTGCAAGTGCACGACTTGTAAGATCAACCAAAGGCTTTAACTGGAGGCCGTCCGCAGCAGATGTCAACTCACAGAGCCTCTTTGTGTCCATCCTAATGAACTTTTCGTCAAAAGACTTGCGTTCCTATGCAAGAGAACAGCCTGAAGTCAAACTCAGCTTTTGCCATTCATGGTTAGCCATTCCAAAATTGTATCATCAAATCTGAATAAATTATTGACGAAGAAACAGCTAAAGAACTGATCCAAATTTCTCAGGTTGCACTTTTTCCAATTGGAAAGTTACACATACACCAAACAAATCTTGAACCCGCAACCTCAGTCTCTACCCTGTTCCTATGGGAGGAGGAAGTACAATTTGTGCTACAACTCATACACTCTCAGGTTTATAATATGCCTAGACTCAAGAGCAAGGAAAGAAGATCATCCCGACAAAAGGAAAGCGAAAGTCAGAATTATGTAAAACCTTGTTAGAGCGACCAGTTACTTGATGAAACCTGCAGTAATCCAGAATTAAGCTCAACATACAAGGATTAACTCGCTGTGGGAGCGATATTGCATAAGTCTTGGATGATCCCATGCCTTTTTGAATGATTTCATGACATATCATAGGGCAAAACATGGCAACCTCTTGCTCCACTTGTTGGATTGAACCATCAGCAGTCTGAAGCCATATATAGGACTTTATCATCTGCAAATGCATTTTGGTACCAAACAGCTTCAGGATCattattaaaactaaaagacaCAATTACAAACTGAGGCTGAAAAAAGAACAAAGTAactgcaagcattaagaactgCCAGAAAAAGGGGCTCAACCTTGAACAtaactttttttgataagtaacaacCTTGAACATAACTAATTATCTTTTTTACTCATTTACATGTATATCAAGCTGCGTCAGGATTTGAACTTTGTATAATGCATATATAACAATCACAGAGCATCTTTCCTTACTGTTTACATCAGTTCAGAACTGTTCATCCATCTTCCTGCATCCctatagaagaaataatatgaCATCTGTTCTCTTCCACATGACCAGTGACCACTAATGTTTAAAGCACCGAATTTGAGGCAAAGTCTGGAGGTGGTTGCACAAAGTTCCAAGTTCAGATCTCCCATCCATGGGCTTTGTTAAGATCGTAAAAAGGTGTTGTGTTAAGTAAAGTTTAGCCTTTATCAACATCATATAAAGGTGGTGTAGCATTGGGTAAAGTTTTTGCTCATAGGAAAAGCATCATCATCCTAATCATACAATAACTGACTTCTCTAAAGGGCAAAAGCCATCAACCCTGTCTTCAACTCTACCCAGTCCCagcaaaaaatagaaagatTCAACTCCCTCAATCTACGTACAAATACGTATCAATGCACACGCATGCATGTGTGTAGGAGTGCACATTTTCACACTTGCAACACAACGAGCTTTGATCTCTTAAGATTCACTAGTTGAAAACTGACCTACACAATAGCAAATGAAGCAAGAATAAAAGTATCATACCTCAGGCTTAATAACTGCCATATCAAATTCTGACatttttccaattatttttaaacaccAAGAACGGTGAATATATAAAGCTCCTCTCCAATAGAAGTATAATCCCTTTTTCAAAGACTGAAAAGCTCCTGAAGGCCAAATGACAACCCTCCTTTCCTAAGCAATCCAGCTTTctaatataaaaagattatgcaAATTGATAGCCATAATACATCAACTCCATCAACAATATTACCAGCACCAATCCCGATAAGTGTTATTAGAATTCAAAGTTGAACTGCAAAAAGCAGGAATGAACATTTGCTTCACGGACAAACCACAAAGAATTAATTGGGCCCAGCGTTCTGCAAAtttactggaaaaaaaaaatcagaagtttgagaagaaaaaaaatataacaatgagaaaattaaaaaaaaaaaaaaccaatataatCAATTGTAGATTCGTGTTCTCATATTCCTAACAAAATGCAGTGCATACATATATTTTTGACAGTGCATTTGtatattttcatttactttGGATTTGAAGTGGAATGAATAGCTATCTCTCCTAATTTGCAATTGAAACAATAAAAGTATAACAATTAGTTTAAGCCAATTCTACTATGCGTAGAAGTACAAAATTAACAATCCAAGAATTAAATTCCTATTCTCAAAGATCTAAACCTCATAACAGGCCAACGGCCTTTGACCTAATGGTACCCACACTCATCCCCAAAATGAGATAGCGAGGCACATAGGTCGGGCAACTGGTGACCCATACACAGCCCACTTGCAGAACCTGCCCTGTCGCAGAGGTAATGAGCAGGCATGCCTGTAGTCCAGGCGGGTGCAGGTTTAAACATGCAAATATCCGTAAATAACCTCCCGACCCCTATGttctatgtgtatatatattataataaaaaaaaaatgtaaaaatatgttgtttAGCATAAGTTAGATGGTTGGTTTAGAAGGTTCCAGATTGTCAATTTATCATTGTTTAGCATAAGTTATATGGTCGGTTTAGAAGGTTCAAGATTGCTAATTTTCCATCATTCTCCTCCATTCAATCTTCTCACTTCTCAACTCCTCTCAGTCACAACTCTGTTCTATGGTTGTTTAGCATAAGTTATATGGTCGGTTTAGACGGTTCAAGATtgctaatttttcatcattattctCCATTCAATCTTCTCGCTTCTCAACTCCTCTCAGTTGCAACTCACTCACGTCACTTTGTTGCTTGCCACCAGCCCACAACCAACACTGCCGGTCTGCATGGTATTCGCcccaatctctctctccccaggttcagatctctctctctctctctctctctctctctctctctctctctctctctctctctattgctCTGTCTCTCTGACTTGTGATTTGTGGATTTTCGTTTTGATTTTTGGCTTATGATtgattgattttggtttttatttttgctctcttttgggtttatttttgtttactttcttATTCTCTGTGCCTTTCTTagggttaattattttttgatcagtaaaattAAGATTATGTTGAATATATAgaataggcatagtccaagtacacatgaagtatacaagacAAACACCTATAAGAAGTTAGGGgcttaaaaaagaaacaagaaaatcatgaaaacagtGCCACTGAAATCAATAATAGAAGCCAGTATGGTATTGAAAAAAGAATCTTTCTAAGTTCTTCCAGAGAATGTTCCCCATCTTCAAAACTCAAGTCATTCCTCTCCAACCAAATGCACCGCATAAGACATAAGGGAGCCATCTTCCAAATTGCAGCAATTTGGAAATTACCTCTTGGAGACCTCTCTAGCTAGTTTagagatccaccaccctcctaggcatcaccATGCAAGTCTGACCCAACTGAAAATCTCATCCCATATGGCCttggccacctcacaatgaagcaACAAATGGTCAACGGATTCACTATTCTTCTTACACAGCAccaatcaacaaaaataatctgCCACTTCCTTAGATTATCCATAGTTAGAATTTTCCCAGGAGAAGCCGACCAACCTTGAGAGGCACCTTACTCCTCCAGATACCCTTCCAAGGAAAATGGTTGAAATTCTTACCCATCATAGCCTTGTAAAGAAACCGAACAGAGAACTTACCATTCTCAGACTGGATCCAAACTCATCCTCTTATTAAAACACGTTTCAGCTCCTAAAGGCCAGCATCACCGCATCTCTAAAATTAACTCTGAACACCCTAGTCTCATGTTTTCTCTTTCCACACCTAGCGTCTCTCTAGAAATAAACTCCCAAGCACACACATATTGGAGAAAATGAAACTAAAAGCACTGCACAAAAAGCAGTATCAATAGGTAAGACACTTCAAccttcaactcaactcaactcaactcaacaaaAAAATCCTGATCAGTTTACATAGGTTATATACTCACATCCCTTGGGCCAAAAGTATTCTCTCACTTCCTCACCCAACATTTTCCCAGGTTATTACTCTCCATTACACTCTGTAAAACCATTTCAAGTAGTCCCAATTGGCACAATCATGAgttctcaactcattttcaatTCTAAGCCTGTCATTTCTTAATTTCCCACTCACCCAGATCAAAATCTGCACTTCATACCagttctttttatgattttaatgtTTAATAATACCTTTCATTcgtatcaagaaaaaaaataaaaaaaacaaaggtagGAAATTAGAATTTACATCGAACTTAGCCACATAGTCGCATACCTGCATTAGGCTCATTATAGCAAATATTTCAGTTCACTCATTTCCCATATAATTGAGTAATccacatttcaaaatttaaatttgtttttctcatcatttcccaacagttattaacttattaatcaaccaaacgTATCCTATTAGGAGAGCAAATATATTGGGAAAGCACTAGTTGTTAACCTCTTGGAGAATGATGTGGTTCAACCACTTTTCCTCCTTTTTATTagcaaccaaaaagaaaaatatagaatattgcTTGggtaaaaaagagaaaaaatagcttatgtaaaaataaaaaaacaacaacaaaaattatcaaaccaTCGTAAATTAGCTTTGGGTTATGTTGACCTAAATAGCAAAATCTTAAATACCGGCTTATGCAAATGAAGGCTCTACTTTCTCACATTTTTACCGCTGCAAAGATCCACCAGAAGGATGCACTATAACTTACATATGATATATAcgcatatttataaatagatatatataaataaatatatatattttcgcAATGCAAATTGCAGATAAGCATGTCCATGTATGTGAGATTGGCGTGTACCTTGTGagcagaggaagaagaaagtggaAGAAATATCAGAAATTTCGGAAACGAAAAGACGGAAGCTTCGTATTGCAGGGATATGGCGGTGGTCGGCAAATCCAAAATGGATAAATGagcgagagagaagagagacagagacagagagctGTATATGTGACTGAAATTATCGttgcaaaattttatattttatgttttttattcgTGTCTCCGATAAACGACGCCGCACGCTCGTGACACCAGTTGCGGGTTAACCTAAAGATAAATGGGAAAAGATACTCTGCCGCCTAGTTTCACCGCTCTAATTGACCGttggtcaaaattttatttatttatttactaattaagaaaataagtttaaatgtattagtatatatatatatatatttttttaaatatttaaaaatatattaaaaaatatgaaaagaaaaaaaaatcaccctAAACGGCACGCCCAGCAATAAATCGAGCATACTAGCCTTTTACCCAAGATAAATATGGGCCTTAAGAAATAttctaggaaaaaaaaacaaatatataggATTTTATAACAATTATCTGTTATTAACATATCAATCGAATGAGAAGATAATAAATAActactttcatatatatatatatatatatatatatatatatatataagatatttaaagatggaaaatgatagtatatcGTCTGAATTTGTGTATTATCTTTAATTTGACTGCTcgtctaatttaattttttttaatgattaagaaagtgactattaataaatttgtgtattttttttataaatatttatgatgtctaaaaaatatttcaaataaaaaagaaacaaatgaaaacACATTACTAGGCATGCCCAGCGGTACATAGACAACATAGCAACAACATCCTTTAAAGATATCcataaatttaattaagagccgttataaatattatgattgGACATAAACTGTGATAtatcatatgatatggataaggataggtggtgtatgagatcccacattgcttgggaataagaaattcttgctctttataaggttccaatgaagctctaattgtattattgactagtccttttggagtatagcgcatgtggtttaggccttccattggggcgttacaaatagtatcagagactatctcaaccagaaatgtgggacttgagccgtgccatctataatggacaggcccgacgaggacgtcgagaatttaaggggggtagattgtgataccccatatgatatggataaaggtATGTGATGTATGGGAtcgatcccacattgtttgggaatgagaagttcttgctctttataaggttccaatggagctctaattgtatcattgactagtccttttggagtataggacatatggtttgggccttccattggggcgttacataaacttctcacaatttctttctcaaacatcacttaaatataaaatacttttcaattttaaatttttaaatttttttttaattattatctaatcattacaattcttacaaatttaaaaagaaaaacacaaaattcaatacaactttttcaaacttcaaaaaataattatattaaaaatttatatttaaacaattttttaatttataatatttttctttaactatttctctcacattttctaaaactcaataaaacatcttagatACTCCATTTGTCCAAACAATTCCCTAACTCagattatttcactattatatatTCACATACCATTTTTCTAC
This window of the Juglans regia cultivar Chandler chromosome 12, Walnut 2.0, whole genome shotgun sequence genome carries:
- the LOC109002041 gene encoding SKP1-like protein 21 isoform X9 encodes the protein MSEFDMAVIKPEMIKSYIWLQTADGSIQQVEQEVAMFCPMICHEIIQKGMGSSKTYAISLPQRVNPCMLSLILDYCRFHQVTGRSNKERKSFDEKFIRMDTKRLCELTSAADGLQLKPLVDLTSRALARIIEGKTPEEIREIFHLPDDLTEEEKLEPLKNSTDDPRIRLLNRLYARKRKELKEREHLKNVETEEERVDDRSVEDLLSFINGGNGDSKVLKTSKSKKKNRRRKEQQKNASVDESIESHGKDSNGLNFVCNGTGVDKLQPHPGETSTLPDVEDDTFPHKVEFDDGDIDDEIDPALREKIDREVEDFARRLNSDWPERMQEILSLGQERRPVNENGSLRRYTRPDPEWK
- the LOC109002041 gene encoding SKP1-like protein 21 isoform X3; its protein translation is MSEFDMAVIKPEMIKSYIWLQTADGSIQQVEQEVAMFCPMICHEIIQKGMGSSKTYAISLPQRVNPCMLSLILDYCRFHQVTGRSNKERKSFDEKFIRMDTKRLCELTSAADGLQLKPLVDLTSRALARIIEGKTPEEIREIFHLPDDLTEEEKLEPLKNSTDDPRIRLLNRLYARKRKELKEREHLKNVETEEERVDDRSVEDLLSFINGGNGGIHASLEVRKLCFTDSKVLKTSKSKKKNRRRKEQQKNASVDESIESHGKDSNGLNFVCNGTGVDKLQPHPGETSTLPDVEDDTFPHKVEFDDGDIDDEIDPALREKIDREVEDFARRLNSDWPERMQEILSLGQERRPVNENGSLRRYTSTVTLPSLMKVSPYCFGQDVPFT
- the LOC109002041 gene encoding SKP1-like protein 21 isoform X1, yielding MSEFDMAVIKPEMIKSYIWLQTADGSIQQVEQEVAMFCPMICHEIIQKGMGSSKTYAISLPQRVNPCMLSLILDYCRFHQVTGRSNKERKSFDEKFIRMDTKRLCELTSAADGLQLKPLVDLTSRALARIIEGKTPEEIREIFHLPDDLTEEEKLEPLKNSTDDPRIRLLNRLYARKRKELKEREHLKEVDDNWTCHMFQNVETEEERVDDRSVEDLLSFINGGNGGIHASLEVRKLCFTDSKVLKTSKSKKKNRRRKEQQKNASVDESIESHGKDSNGLNFVCNGTGVDKLQPHPGETSTLPDVEDDTFPHKVEFDDGDIDDEIDPALREKIDREVEDFARRLNSDWPERMQEILSLGQERRPVNENGSLRRYTSTVTLPSLMKVSPYCFGQDVPFT
- the LOC109002041 gene encoding SKP1-like protein 21 isoform X8; translation: MSEFDMAVIKPEMIKSYIWLQTADGSIQQVEQEVAMFCPMICHEIIQKGMGSSKTYAISLPQRVNPCMLSLILDYCRFHQVTGRSNKERKSFDEKFIRMDTKRLCELTSAADGLQLKPLVDLTSRALARIIEGKTPEEIREIFHLPDDLTEEEKLEPLKNSTDDPRIRLLNRLYARKRKELKEREHLKNVETEEERVDDRSVEDLLSFINGGNGDSKVLKTSKSKKKNRRRKEQQKNASVDESIESHGKDSNGLNFVCNGTGVDKLQPHPGETSTLPDVEDDTFPHKVEFDDGDIDDEIDPALREKIDREVEDFARRLNSDWPERMQEILSLGQERRPVNENGSLRRYTSTVTLPSLMKVSPYCFGQDVPFT
- the LOC109002041 gene encoding SKP1-like protein 21 isoform X5; protein product: MSEFDMAVIKPEMIKSYIWLQTADGSIQQVEQEVAMFCPMICHEIIQKGMGSSKTYAISLPQRVNPCMLSLILDYCRFHQVTGRSNKERKSFDEKFIRMDTKRLCELTSAADGLQLKPLVDLTSRALARIIEGKTPEEIREIFHLPDDLTEEEKLEPLKNSTDDPRIRLLNRLYARKRKELKEREHLKEVDDNWTCHMFQNVETEEERVDDRSVEDLLSFINGGNGGIHASLEVRKLCFTDSKVLKTSKSKKKNRRRKEQQKNASVDESIESHGKDSNGLNFVCNGTGVDKLQPHPGETSTLPDVEDDTFPHKVEFDDGDIDDEIDPALREKIDREVEDFARRLNSDWPERMQEILSLGQERRPVNENGSLRRYTRPDPEWK
- the LOC109002041 gene encoding SKP1-like protein 21 isoform X6; protein product: MSEFDMAVIKPEMIKSYIWLQTADGSIQQVEQEVAMFCPMICHEIIQKGMGSSKTYAISLPQRVNPCMLSLILDYCRFHQVTGRSNKERKSFDEKFIRMDTKRLCELTSAADGLQLKPLVDLTSRALARIIEGKTPEEIREIFHLPDDLTEEEKLEPLKNSTDDPRIRLLNRLYARKRKELKEREHLKNVETEEERVDDRSVEDLLSFINGGNGEVRKLCFTDSKVLKTSKSKKKNRRRKEQQKNASVDESIESHGKDSNGLNFVCNGTGVDKLQPHPGETSTLPDVEDDTFPHKVEFDDGDIDDEIDPALREKIDREVEDFARRLNSDWPERMQEILSLGQERRPVNENGSLRRYTSTVTLPSLMKVSPYCFGQDVPFT
- the LOC109002041 gene encoding SKP1-like protein 21 isoform X10, with amino-acid sequence MKSFKKAWDHPRLMQYRSHSELILERKSFDEKFIRMDTKRLCELTSAADGLQLKPLVDLTSRALARIIEGKTPEEIREIFHLPDDLTEEEKLEPLKNSTDDPRIRLLNRLYARKRKELKEREHLKEVDDNWTCHMFQNVETEEERVDDRSVEDLLSFINGGNGGIHASLEVRKLCFTDSKVLKTSKSKKKNRRRKEQQKNASVDESIESHGKDSNGLNFVCNGTGVDKLQPHPGETSTLPDVEDDTFPHKVEFDDGDIDDEIDPALREKIDREVEDFARRLNSDWPERMQEILSLGQERRPVNENGSLRRYTSTVTLPSLMKVSPYCFGQDVPFT